The window TCCGGCGGTTGCCGGTACAGGCACTGCCGAGGTAAGCTATATTTATACTACTCCAAATAGCTGCCCTGATACTGTGAAACAACAAATTATGGTATACCCATCACCTACAGTAAGCTCAGCCGGGCCACTAACCGTGCTTGAAGGTGCCACAATTACCTTGAATACATCGGCGACGGGCCATAACCTGAGTTATAAATGGTATCCGGCCGTAGGCTTAGATCACGATGATGTATTAAACCCGGTTGCAAGCCCTACAGAAAATACCAGTTACCGGTTAACCGTAACATCGGCAGAAGGTTGTTCAAGCTCGGCCGATGTTATGGTGAAAGTTTTAAAATACCTGGTTATCCCCAATGCTTTTACGCCTAATGGCGATGGCAGAAATGATGTTTGGGATGTAAAATATTTAGATGAGTATCCTAATAACACTGTCGAGGTGTATAACAGGTACGGTGAAAAGGTGTTTTCATCAATTGGCTACCCTGTGCCATGGGATGGCAGATACAAAGGGAATTACCTGTCTCCGGGGACTTATTATTACATTATCAACCCTAAAAATGGCCGTAAAGTGGTGTCAGGAAGTGTAACGATTATGAGGTAGGCAATTATGTTATAATGCTTATAAAATTTACGTAAAAACTAAAACATCGATATTTTAATAAATTCTATCGATAGAATATGCAATAGATACAGAGAAAGATTATATTCGTCAATTGGTTATAGAGCGCCCTGTACCGGTAAATAGAATGTTTTTTATTTACCGCCGGGAACGTGTCATCACATCATGAGCCTAAACCGGACGCATGCATTTGGTTTTTGTAGCCATCATAAGATAAATTAATGAAGAGATTTTTATACGCGATTGTTTTTTTTATTACGGGTGTACAATTTGCCTATGCACAGCAAAAGCCTCAATACACCCAGTATATTTTTAATAACTACCTGCTAAACCCGGCTCTAACCGGGATTGAGAATTATACCGATGTTAAAGCAGGTTACCGAAGCCAATGGACTGGCCTTGAAGGTGCGCCCACAACCGGTTATTTAAGCATCAACGCGCCCATTGGCGATAGGTTTGTGCAGGGCGATGCTACGGCTTTCCCGGCAAGTGGCGGGCTTAACCCCTCAAGCAGACTGTATACCCAGCAGTACCAGGCTGCAGAACCTCATCACGGCATTGGCTTGACGCTTGTATCTGACAAAACAGGCCCCATAAGCCAAACAACTATCGATGCCACCTATGCTTATCATTTAGGCCTTACCGATAGGCTGAACCTGGCAGTTGGTGTATCGGCGGGGGTAAGCCATAATGTGCTTGATCGCGCGGCCCTTCATTTTGGTGGGGTAGATGACTCTGATCCTATCCTGGCTAACCTAAACACCAATCAGTGGAAACCCGATTTAGGTTTTGGAGTTTGGGCTTATGCTTCTGATTACTTTTTTGGTGTGTCGGTACAGCAAATACTGCCGCAAAGCCTGTATGTAACCGGATCTTCATCGTTAAATAAAACAGTACCTCATTATTTCTTTACGGCGGGTACTAAGCTATTTTTGTCTGATGATGTTACGCTTATCCCGTCGGTATTGGTTAAAGTTATACAGCCAGTGCCTACTACATTTGATGTAAACATGAAAGTATCGTTCCAGGACAAGTTTTGGTTAGGCGGCTCGTATCGCCGCAGCGATTCTTTTGCGGCCATGGTTGGTTTCAACCTTAGCTCGTTTATAAATGTAGGTTACTCTTATGATTTTACCACTTCGGCATTAAACACCGTGAGTAACGGATCGCACGAAATAGTTATCGGCATACTGCTTAACAACCGTTATAAGGTCACCTGTCCGCAGCATACGTTTTAGAGGTGCAGATTTCAGATGTGCAAATGATAGGATCTCGTTATAAATATAAAATGCCCTGATCGAAAAATCCGGGCATTTTATATTTATATCATTTTGTAATTTAAAATCTGCACATCTGAAATCTGTCATCTGCACATCTATAATCTGTCATCTGCACATCAAGCTACAGTTCTCTGCGTAGCCTTGCAACCGGGATATTCATTTGCTCGCGGTATTTGGCTACGGTGCGGCGGGCTATGTTATAGCCGGCATCTTTTAATATATCGGTCAGTTTTTCATCGGCAAGCGGATGGCGTTTATCTTCTTTACCAATATGCTCTTCTAATATCTTTTTAACTTCTTTATTAGATACCTCTTCGCCGCTTTCGGTTTGGATGGCTTCTGAGAAGAAGGATTTTAGCAGAAAAGTACCAAATTCCGTTTGAACATACTTGGAGTTGGCCACGCGCGATACGGTACTGATATCCATATTTATCCTGTCGGCAATATCCTTCAGGATCATCGGTTTCAGGTTTTTATCATCACCCGTAAGGAAAAACTCGTACTGATATTGCATAATTGCATTCATTGTTTTAAGCAATGTTTGCTGCCGTTGTTTAATAGCATCAATAAACCATTTGGCCGAATCGAGCTTTTGCTTTACAAACTGCACCGCTTCTTTTAGCTTCTTATCTTTTTGCGATGCCTTATCATAATGTTGAAACATCTCCTGGTATGAGCGGCTTACACGCAGTTCGGGGGCATTTTTGGAGTTTAAGGTGAGTATCAACACGCCATCGTTATTGGTGATGTGAAAATCAGGTATCACCTGCATTTGTTTGGTGTTAATCTCGTTACTGTCGCCTGGCTTAGGGTTCAGTTTTAAAATTTCATTGATAACGCCACGCAACTCGTCCGAATCCATGTTTAACGATTTTTCCAGCTTATCGTAATGCTTGCGGGTAAATTCGTCAAGGTATTGCTCAACAACAATAATTGCCTTTTTTATGATTGGGTCGTTAGGATCTTTTTTACGAAGCTGGATAAGCAGGCATTCCTGCAGGCTGCGCGCACCCACGCCGGCCGGGTCAAAGCTCTGGATCACTTTTAACATGTCTTCAACTTCTTCATCTTCGGCCATTACGTTTTGCGAAAAGGCGAGGTCGTCGGTAAGCGACATGATAGGGCGGCGCAGATATCCATCATCATCAAGGCTACCAATGATTTGTTTACCTATCCTAAAATCTTTATCGCTTAGCGGCAACAAATCAAGCTGTAGTTGCAGGCTTTCAAAAAACGAGCTTTGTACAGCAATCGGGATCTCTTTTCGCTCATCCTCGTCATCACCGTTTTGGTCATATCGTGATCCGTAATCATTTACATTGTCGTCCTGTAAATAATCGTCTATGTTAAACTCATCCATTTCACCCTTTTCTTCATCGCCATTAAAG is drawn from Mucilaginibacter ginsenosidivorax and contains these coding sequences:
- the rpoN gene encoding RNA polymerase factor sigma-54, translating into MLKQNLQQKLLQKLSPQQIQFIKLLQVPTVSLDTRIKEELEENPALEDLSLTNLNEPVEEYPDRDPDDDTFNGDEEKGEMDEFNIDDYLQDDNVNDYGSRYDQNGDDEDERKEIPIAVQSSFFESLQLQLDLLPLSDKDFRIGKQIIGSLDDDGYLRRPIMSLTDDLAFSQNVMAEDEEVEDMLKVIQSFDPAGVGARSLQECLLIQLRKKDPNDPIIKKAIIVVEQYLDEFTRKHYDKLEKSLNMDSDELRGVINEILKLNPKPGDSNEINTKQMQVIPDFHITNNDGVLILTLNSKNAPELRVSRSYQEMFQHYDKASQKDKKLKEAVQFVKQKLDSAKWFIDAIKQRQQTLLKTMNAIMQYQYEFFLTGDDKNLKPMILKDIADRINMDISTVSRVANSKYVQTEFGTFLLKSFFSEAIQTESGEEVSNKEVKKILEEHIGKEDKRHPLADEKLTDILKDAGYNIARRTVAKYREQMNIPVARLRREL
- a CDS encoding PorP/SprF family type IX secretion system membrane protein; its protein translation is MKRFLYAIVFFITGVQFAYAQQKPQYTQYIFNNYLLNPALTGIENYTDVKAGYRSQWTGLEGAPTTGYLSINAPIGDRFVQGDATAFPASGGLNPSSRLYTQQYQAAEPHHGIGLTLVSDKTGPISQTTIDATYAYHLGLTDRLNLAVGVSAGVSHNVLDRAALHFGGVDDSDPILANLNTNQWKPDLGFGVWAYASDYFFGVSVQQILPQSLYVTGSSSLNKTVPHYFFTAGTKLFLSDDVTLIPSVLVKVIQPVPTTFDVNMKVSFQDKFWLGGSYRRSDSFAAMVGFNLSSFINVGYSYDFTTSALNTVSNGSHEIVIGILLNNRYKVTCPQHTF